GGACCAGAGATCGTTGCGCAGTTGGGTGCGCAGCTCGGTGCGTTCGTGTGTGGCGTCGGAACCGGAGGAACGATTACCGGAGTCGGGCGGTATCTCAAAACTCACGCACCGGGCGCAAAAATCGTCTTAGCCGATCCTATCGGGTCGCGTTTGGCTCACCTCGTTGATGCTCATCATCCGGACCTCGACGCGAGTTACAAAGTTGAAGGGATCGGCGGTAGTGAAGCGACCGCAATACTCGACCTTAGCGTCATAGACGGGGCCGAACGAGTCAGCGATGAGGAGTCGTTCGCGATGACAAAACGCTTGATTTCTGAGGAAGGATTGCTCGTCGGTGGATCTTCGGGAACGGCTGTTGTGGCCGCCCTTCGGGTCGCGGCACGCGGGGACGTATCGGGACCAGTCGTAGCGATCCTGGCGGATTCGTGGGATCGTTACTTCTCGGCTGCGTGGTTTCGCGCACACGAGTGATGTAGCAAAATCTGACAGTTGAGAAGCGAGCTTCCTGATATGGGAACTGAGCTGCGCAATAAAGAAGTGTCGAG
This region of Gemmata massiliana genomic DNA includes:
- a CDS encoding PLP-dependent cysteine synthase family protein; its protein translation is MIATNILDRIGNTPLVRLDRVARGLPVPVYGKSEFLNPGGSVKDRLALALVTDAERRGVLQPGMTLVEATAGNTGVGLALVAAHRGYKLACVMPEKMSVDKRSALAALGAEVIVTANAPPTDPRNFRRVAERLATERGWFLTDQFGNPANTRIHEQTTGPEIVAQLGAQLGAFVCGVGTGGTITGVGRYLKTHAPGAKIVLADPIGSRLAHLVDAHHPDLDASYKVEGIGGSEATAILDLSVIDGAERVSDEESFAMTKRLISEEGLLVGGSSGTAVVAALRVAARGDVSGPVVAILADSWDRYFSAAWFRAHE